The following are encoded together in the Bos mutus isolate GX-2022 chromosome 3, NWIPB_WYAK_1.1, whole genome shotgun sequence genome:
- the GBP2 gene encoding LOW QUALITY PROTEIN: guanylate-binding protein 2 (The sequence of the model RefSeq protein was modified relative to this genomic sequence to represent the inferred CDS: inserted 1 base in 1 codon): MASEIHMPAPKCLIENINGQLLVNPEALKILSAIKQPVVVVAIVGLYRTGKSYLLNKLAGKNKGFSLGSTVQSHTKGIWMWCVPHPKKPDHTLVLLDTEGLGDVEKGDNQNDSWIFALAILLSSTFVYNSIGAINQHAIDQLHYVTELTRRIRAKSSPDKHEVQDSANFVSFFPDFVWTLRDFSLGLEADGQSITTDEYLENSLKLKQGNDKKTKNFNEPRLCIRKFFPEKKCFIFDRPAPRKYLIHLEQLQEEDLNPEFREQVADFCFYILSHSKAKTLSGGITVNGPRLESLVLTYVNSIXSGDLPCMESAVLALAEIENLAAVQKAIAHYDQQMGQKLKLPTETLQELLDLHRATEKEAIEVFMKNSFKDVDQVFQKKLEDKLEAKLDDFCKQNMKASSDYCMALIQDIFHPLYEDVKQGKFSKPGGYYLFIKKMNELKNKYHQVPRKGVQTEETLSKYLDSKEGVADALLQTDHLLTEKEKEIEVKRIKSEAAEAANKMLEEMQKKNEQMMQEKEASYQEHLKQLTEKMEKERAQLIADQERVLALKLEEQGRLLREGFQKESMKLQEEIVALRKKQEESPSCNIL, from the exons ATGGCCTCAGAGATCCACATGCCAGCCCCAAAGTGCCTCATTGAGAACATCAATGGGCAACTGCTGGTTAATCCAGAAGCTCTGAAGATCCTGTCTGCCATCAAGCAGCCTGTTGTGGTGGTGGCTATCGTGGGCCTCTACCGCACAGGCAAGTCCTACCTGTTGAACAAGCTGGCCGGGAAGAACAAGG GCTTCTCTCTGGGCTCCACGGTGCAGTCTCACACGAAGGGCATCTGGATGTGGTGTGTGCCTCATCCCAAGAAGCCAGACCATACTCTGGTTCTGCTTGATACCGAGGGCCTGGGGGATGTGGAGAAG GGAGACAACCAGAATGACTCCTGGATCTTTGCCCTGGCAATTCTCCTGAGCAGCACATTTGTATACAACAGCATAGGAGCCATCAATCAGCATGCCATTGACCAACTACA CTATGTGACAGAGCTGACACGTCGAATCAGGGCAAAATCCTCGCCTGATAAACATGAGGTCCAAGACTCAGCCAACTTTGTGAGTTTTTTTCCAGACTTTGTGTGGACTCTGAGAGATTTCTCCCTGGGGCTGGAAGCAGATGGACAATCCATCACTACTGATGAGTACCTGGAGAATTCACTGAAGCTAAAACAAG GAAAtgataaaaaaactaaaaactttaaTGAACCTCGGTTATGTATCCGAAAGTTCTTCCCAGAGAAAAAGTGCTTCATCTTTGATCGGCCTGCTCCTAGGAAGTACCTCATCCACCTGGAGCAGCTACAAGAGGAAGATTTGAACCCTGAATTCAGAGAACAAGTTGCAGACTTCTGCTTCTACATCCTCAGCCATTCCAAGGCCAAGACTCTCTCAGGCGGTATCACAGTCAATGGGCCTC GACTAGAGAGCCTGGTGCTGACCTATGTCAATTCCA ACAGTGGGGATCTGCCCTGCATGGAGAGTGCAGTCCTGGCCTTGGCCGAGATTGAGAACTTGGCTGCAGTGCAAAAGGCCATTGCCCACTATGACCAGCAGATGGGCCAGAAGCTGAAGTTGCCCACGGAAACCCTCCAGGAACTGCTGGACCTGCACAGGGCCACTGAGAAAGAGGCCATTGAAGTCTTCATGAAGAACTCTTTCAAGGATGTGGACCAAGTGTTTCAGAAAAAATTAGAG GACAAGTTAGAAGCAAAACTAGATGACTTTTGTAAACAAAACATGAAAGCATCCTCAGATTACTGCATGGCTTTAATTCAGGACATTTTTCATCCTCTATATGAAGATGTGAAGCAGGGAAAATTTTCTAAACCAGgaggttattatttatttattaagaagaTGAATGAGCTGAAGAATAAGTACCACCAGGTCCCCAGAAAGGGGGTACAG ACAGAAGAGACACTGAGCAAATATTTGGATTCCAAAGAGGGTGTGGCTGATGCACTTCTACAGACTGATCATTTGctgacagaaaaggagaaagagattgAAG tgAAACGTATAAAGTCTGAAGCTGCAGAAGCTGCAAACAAAATGTTAGaggaaatgcaaaagaagaaTGAACAGATGATGCAAGAAAAAGAAGCGAGTTATCAGGAACATTTGAAGCAACTGACTGAGAAGATGGAAAAGGAGAGGGCCCAGTTAATAGCAGACCAAGAGAGGGTGCTAGCCCTTAAACTTGAG GAACAGGGACGACTTCTCCGTGAGGGATTCCAAAAGGAAAGCATGAAACTTCAGGAAGAGATTGTAGCCCTCCGGAAGAAACAGGAAGAATCACCATCATGTAATATTCTCTAA